A window of the Nocardia sp. NBC_01329 genome harbors these coding sequences:
- a CDS encoding AMP-binding protein: protein MFVPLTVPDFLDRAETVYGDRIGVVDEPTQPARPQGSLTYSQVADLARRQAARLDELGIGTGERVAIVSHNASRLLTSFFGVSGWGRVLVPINFRLRPDEVRFIVEDSGARVLYVDPELAESLGEIECEHTFVLGSDDDLYAAPGALPRPWEPDESATATINYTSGTTARPKGVQITHRNIWVNAATFGLHATISDRDVYLHTLPMFHANGWGMPFAMTGVGAQHIVLRKIDGAEILRRVRDHGVTVMCAAPAVAAAVLEAAQTWEGKIPGRGRVRIIMAGAPPPTQTVARVEQELGWEFIQIYGLTETSPLLTVNRSRAEWDDLDPEVRAAKLTRAGAPALGVRLRVEETEEGAGEVLARSNVVMEGYWDRPAESAEALSGGWFHTGDGGIIDDGGYLTIADRKKDVIITGGENVSSIEVEDCLFSHPAVAEVAVIAVPSEKWGETIKALVVLSPDAEADNATESELIAWCKERLAGYKAPTSVEFRHELARTATGKLQKFKLRAPYWGGRGRQVN, encoded by the coding sequence ATGTTCGTCCCGCTCACCGTCCCCGATTTCCTCGACCGCGCTGAAACCGTGTACGGCGACCGGATCGGTGTCGTCGACGAACCTACCCAGCCGGCCCGGCCTCAGGGCTCGCTGACCTACTCCCAGGTCGCCGATCTCGCCCGCAGGCAGGCGGCCCGGCTCGACGAACTCGGCATCGGCACCGGTGAACGGGTCGCTATCGTCAGCCACAATGCGAGCCGGTTGCTGACCTCGTTCTTCGGGGTGAGCGGGTGGGGCCGGGTACTGGTCCCGATCAATTTCCGGCTGCGCCCCGACGAGGTGCGGTTCATCGTCGAGGATTCCGGCGCCCGTGTCCTGTACGTGGATCCGGAACTCGCGGAATCGCTCGGCGAGATCGAATGCGAGCACACATTCGTACTGGGTTCCGACGACGACCTCTACGCCGCCCCGGGCGCACTGCCGCGGCCGTGGGAGCCGGACGAATCCGCCACCGCCACCATCAACTACACCTCCGGCACCACCGCCCGCCCGAAAGGCGTCCAGATCACCCATCGCAATATCTGGGTCAACGCGGCCACCTTCGGACTACACGCCACCATCAGCGACCGCGACGTCTACCTGCACACCCTCCCGATGTTCCACGCGAACGGCTGGGGTATGCCCTTCGCGATGACCGGCGTCGGCGCCCAGCACATCGTCTTGCGCAAAATCGACGGCGCCGAGATCCTGCGCCGGGTGCGCGATCACGGAGTCACGGTGATGTGCGCGGCGCCCGCGGTCGCGGCCGCGGTCCTCGAGGCCGCCCAGACATGGGAAGGGAAGATCCCCGGCCGCGGCCGGGTGCGGATCATCATGGCCGGCGCGCCGCCGCCGACGCAGACCGTCGCCCGAGTCGAACAGGAACTCGGCTGGGAGTTCATCCAGATCTACGGTCTGACCGAGACCTCGCCGCTGCTGACTGTCAACCGTTCGCGCGCGGAATGGGACGATCTCGACCCTGAGGTCAGGGCAGCGAAACTGACCCGCGCCGGCGCCCCGGCCCTGGGCGTCCGCCTGCGGGTCGAAGAGACCGAGGAGGGTGCGGGGGAGGTGCTGGCTCGGTCCAACGTGGTGATGGAGGGCTACTGGGACAGGCCCGCGGAGAGCGCGGAAGCACTGTCCGGGGGATGGTTCCACACCGGCGACGGCGGCATCATCGATGACGGCGGTTACCTGACCATCGCCGATCGCAAGAAGGACGTGATCATCACCGGCGGTGAGAACGTCTCCTCGATCGAAGTCGAGGACTGCCTGTTCTCCCATCCCGCTGTGGCCGAGGTGGCCGTGATCGCGGTGCCGAGTGAGAAATGGGGCGAGACGATAAAAGCGCTGGTCGTGCTGAGTCCGGACGCCGAAGCGGACAATGCGACCGAATCGGAGTTGATCGCCTGGTGCAAAGAGCGGCTGGCCGGCTACAAGGCGCCGACCTCGGTGGAATTCCGTCACGAGCTGGCCCGGACCGCGACCGGCAAGCTGCAGAAGTTCAAACTGCGCGCACCGTACTGGGGTGGTCGCGGACGCCAGGTGAATTGA
- a CDS encoding ABC transporter ATP-binding protein, with translation MTDARGNRIVIDALTKSFPQPGKRRPGRQVLGGVSFTAQPGEFVSVIGPSGCGKSTVFNMLAGLEAPDSGSIHFGSTDGEPTAAHCAYMPQKDLLFPWRTVLDNTILGLQVHGVPKPEARRRARELFPVFGLSGFEDARPSQLSGGMRQRAAMLRTVVQERELLLLDEPFGALDSLTRTEMQAWLQDVWQRYRWMVLMITHDIREAVYLSDRVIVLSARPATVRREVRVDLPRPRELSMITTPEFVALEQELLDVLHDEARHALAQRDR, from the coding sequence GTGACTGACGCCCGCGGCAATCGGATCGTCATCGACGCCCTCACCAAATCGTTTCCGCAGCCGGGAAAGCGACGCCCCGGCCGGCAGGTCCTCGGCGGGGTGTCGTTCACCGCGCAGCCGGGTGAGTTCGTCTCCGTCATCGGCCCGAGCGGCTGCGGCAAGAGCACCGTCTTCAATATGCTGGCCGGCCTGGAGGCCCCCGATTCGGGCAGTATCCATTTCGGCAGCACCGACGGTGAGCCCACCGCGGCGCACTGCGCCTATATGCCGCAGAAGGATCTGCTCTTCCCGTGGCGTACGGTCCTCGACAACACCATCTTGGGCCTGCAGGTGCACGGCGTCCCGAAGCCGGAGGCCCGGCGCCGGGCCCGGGAACTGTTCCCCGTTTTCGGTCTGTCCGGTTTCGAGGACGCCCGCCCGTCCCAGCTCTCCGGCGGTATGCGGCAGCGGGCGGCGATGTTGCGGACCGTGGTGCAGGAGCGTGAACTGCTGTTGCTCGACGAACCTTTCGGTGCACTCGACTCGCTGACTCGCACCGAGATGCAGGCGTGGCTACAGGATGTCTGGCAGCGGTACCGGTGGATGGTGCTGATGATCACCCACGACATCCGTGAGGCGGTATACCTGTCGGACCGGGTGATCGTGCTCTCGGCGCGCCCGGCCACCGTGCGCCGCGAGGTGCGCGTCGACCTCCCGCGGCCGCGGGAGCTGTCGATGATCACGACACCCGAGTTCGTCGCCTTGGAACAGGAACTTCTCGACGTGCTCCACGACGAAGCACGCCACGCCCTGGCTCAGCGGGACCGCTGA
- a CDS encoding ABC transporter permease, giving the protein MTTSPPPSTSEREAAPAAAGTGPTFGIGWAIPSVVTVAVLVALWQIYVEVSGVRPQLLPSPARVVQQGWAHRDEIATQAAATLQVTVAGFAVSLSLAWLLAVVVDFSPWLRRAFVPLFVASQTLPIIAIAPLMIIWFGFGLLPKVLVVALVTFFPMAIGLIEGFAAADREAGALLRSMGATRVQVFRYVRLPSAVPRFFTALRIGITYAVVGAVFAEYVGASAGLGIYMSLQKNSFRTDLVLAAVFVTALISIALYLLTFAIERIVAPWSRAESRSRRD; this is encoded by the coding sequence ATGACTACCTCGCCGCCCCCTAGCACTTCCGAACGCGAGGCGGCGCCGGCCGCCGCCGGTACCGGTCCGACGTTCGGAATCGGTTGGGCGATACCGTCTGTCGTGACCGTGGCTGTCCTTGTCGCACTGTGGCAGATCTATGTCGAGGTCAGCGGGGTCCGCCCCCAACTCCTGCCGTCTCCCGCGCGGGTCGTGCAGCAGGGGTGGGCACACCGCGACGAAATCGCGACCCAGGCCGCCGCCACCCTGCAGGTGACTGTGGCCGGTTTCGCGGTTTCGCTGAGCCTGGCCTGGCTGCTGGCTGTGGTGGTCGACTTCTCGCCCTGGCTGCGCCGCGCGTTCGTGCCACTGTTCGTCGCCTCCCAGACACTGCCGATCATCGCGATAGCGCCGTTGATGATCATCTGGTTCGGATTCGGCCTGCTCCCGAAAGTCCTCGTCGTCGCACTCGTCACCTTCTTCCCGATGGCGATCGGGCTGATCGAGGGGTTCGCCGCGGCCGACCGGGAGGCCGGCGCACTGCTGCGCAGCATGGGCGCAACACGTGTCCAGGTGTTCCGCTATGTGCGATTGCCGTCCGCGGTGCCGCGTTTCTTCACAGCCCTACGGATCGGCATCACCTACGCGGTCGTCGGCGCGGTATTCGCCGAGTACGTCGGCGCCAGTGCGGGCCTCGGCATCTATATGAGCCTGCAGAAGAACTCCTTCCGCACCGACCTGGTGCTGGCAGCCGTATTCGTGACCGCGCTCATCAGTATCGCGCTGTACCTGCTGACCTTCGCGATCGAACGCATCGTCGCACCGTGGTCGCGCGCGGAGAGCAGGAGCCGGCGTGACTGA
- a CDS encoding ABC transporter substrate-binding protein: MSGRLRRALAVAVAAVAALSALTACTSGPGAGATIRFALDWTPNTNHSGLFVAQQRGYFAEAGLDVQILPYNNTAVDTVIDAGNAEFGVSTHNSSTFARSSGAHILSVLAPLQHWATGIGVKADRTDITRPKDLDDKTYAGFGDPGEVEALQQVIRNDGGRGEFTTVTLGTSAYEAVYSGKADFTVSYLGWEGIEAEHHGTPMRYFRYTDFGFPDAYAIVIDANQDWLAADPDRARKFVQALQRGYQFAADNPDAAARDLIDANPGAFNDEGLVFESQRMLAEQFMKGPDGRVGAQTREKWAANSGFLYEKGLLTGPDGTPLTEEPDWSSYFTDDYLAAP; this comes from the coding sequence GTGAGCGGCCGCCTGCGCCGCGCTCTCGCCGTAGCGGTCGCGGCTGTCGCCGCGCTGTCCGCGCTCACGGCCTGCACCAGCGGACCCGGTGCCGGTGCGACCATCCGTTTCGCGCTGGACTGGACGCCGAACACCAACCATTCGGGGCTGTTCGTCGCACAGCAGCGTGGCTACTTCGCCGAGGCGGGTCTGGACGTGCAGATCCTGCCGTACAACAACACCGCCGTCGATACCGTCATCGACGCCGGGAACGCCGAATTCGGCGTCAGCACCCATAATTCGTCGACCTTCGCCCGGTCCTCGGGTGCGCACATCCTGTCCGTGCTCGCACCGTTGCAGCACTGGGCGACGGGAATCGGGGTGAAAGCCGACCGCACCGATATCACCCGCCCGAAGGACCTGGACGACAAGACCTACGCCGGTTTCGGTGACCCCGGTGAGGTGGAGGCACTTCAGCAGGTGATCCGCAACGACGGTGGCCGGGGTGAATTCACGACGGTCACCCTGGGCACTTCGGCCTACGAGGCCGTCTACTCGGGTAAAGCCGACTTCACCGTCTCCTACCTCGGCTGGGAAGGTATCGAGGCCGAACACCACGGCACGCCGATGCGGTACTTCCGATACACCGACTTCGGCTTTCCGGACGCGTACGCCATCGTGATCGACGCCAACCAGGATTGGCTGGCCGCCGACCCCGACCGGGCCCGAAAATTCGTGCAGGCGTTGCAACGCGGGTATCAGTTCGCCGCCGACAATCCGGATGCCGCGGCGCGGGACCTCATCGACGCCAATCCCGGCGCGTTCAACGACGAGGGCCTGGTGTTCGAGAGTCAGCGCATGCTGGCCGAGCAGTTCATGAAAGGCCCCGACGGCCGGGTCGGCGCCCAGACCCGGGAGAAGTGGGCCGCGAACTCCGGTTTTCTGTACGAGAAGGGTCTGCTCACCGGTCCCGACGGCACCCCGCTGACCGAGGAACCCGACTGGTCGAGCTATTTCACCGATGACTACCTCGCCGCCCCCTAG
- a CDS encoding TenA family protein — protein sequence MASRAYTTESGKFTEHLWDRTEDLRGAIDELEFLRRLGDGTLPLDVFRTYVEQDSLYLAGYSKVLALLAAKSPDAPAAQFWAGSAATAVAVEAELHNDLLSDSRLPERVGEPEPSAACLGYVSYLIATAATDSYAVGAAAALPCFWIYAEVGRDLAASAAEVLAADPRHPYAQWVSTYGAAEFQESAATARAFVEAAAEVASDRDREAMTTAFTVATRYELMFWDTALHPQPWPAP from the coding sequence TTGGCTTCACGCGCGTACACCACCGAATCCGGCAAATTCACCGAGCACCTCTGGGATCGGACCGAAGATCTGCGCGGCGCCATCGATGAGCTCGAATTCCTGCGGCGGCTCGGCGACGGCACCCTGCCGCTCGATGTATTCCGCACCTATGTGGAGCAGGATTCGCTGTATCTCGCCGGTTACTCGAAGGTGCTGGCCCTGCTCGCGGCGAAATCGCCCGACGCTCCGGCCGCACAGTTCTGGGCGGGCTCCGCCGCTACGGCGGTGGCTGTCGAGGCGGAACTCCACAACGACCTGCTCAGCGACAGTCGGCTGCCGGAACGGGTAGGCGAGCCCGAGCCTTCGGCGGCCTGCCTGGGATATGTCTCCTATCTGATCGCGACCGCCGCGACCGATTCGTACGCGGTGGGCGCGGCGGCCGCGCTGCCGTGTTTCTGGATCTACGCCGAGGTCGGGCGCGACCTGGCCGCGAGCGCTGCCGAGGTACTCGCCGCCGACCCCCGGCATCCCTACGCACAATGGGTGTCCACCTACGGCGCCGCGGAGTTCCAGGAATCCGCGGCCACGGCCCGAGCGTTCGTCGAGGCCGCGGCCGAGGTCGCGAGCGACCGGGATCGTGAGGCGATGACGACCGCCTTCACCGTCGCCACCCGGTACGAGCTGATGTTCTGGGACACCGCCCTGCACCCGCAGCCCTGGCCCGCCCCGTGA
- a CDS encoding DUF2255 family protein: MSEWNADDLATIDREGELRVAAQRSDGRLSTPRVVWHVVVNGSLYMRSVRGDAGGWYRGVRRTGFGVIDTGAVRAEAIFIPDDTHDDAIDRGYHDKYGTGSAVDSITSPAARATTLRVEPR, encoded by the coding sequence ATGTCCGAATGGAACGCAGACGACCTCGCCACAATCGACCGCGAGGGCGAACTCCGAGTGGCAGCGCAACGGTCCGACGGGAGGTTGAGCACTCCGCGCGTCGTCTGGCACGTGGTCGTGAACGGCAGCCTGTATATGCGCTCGGTCCGCGGCGACGCGGGCGGCTGGTACCGCGGGGTGCGGCGAACCGGGTTCGGCGTCATCGATACCGGCGCGGTCCGCGCCGAGGCGATATTCATTCCCGACGATACGCACGATGATGCGATAGACCGCGGTTACCACGACAAATACGGCACAGGTTCAGCTGTCGACTCCATCACGAGCCCCGCGGCACGGGCGACCACCCTCCGAGTCGAACCACGCTGA
- a CDS encoding aldo/keto reductase has translation MPVLGFGVYQTPPDETISAVESALATGYRHIDTAAVYGNEREVGTAVHRSGLARDDIFLETKIWITDFGYDRTMHGFDKSAGKLGVEQIDLLILHQALPTDFPKTVQAYKALEKLHADGRVRAIGVSNFMPDHLTRLLAETEVVPAVNQIEVHPYFRQSELLAVDSAHGILNQAWSPIGGITFYRDGSHGSTLEDPVIGEIAAGHSKSPAQVMLRWHLQQGRQAIPKSVRPARIAENFDIFDFDLTTAQLDAIDALDTGVRGGPEPADITLENFGVEIPEP, from the coding sequence ATGCCCGTCCTGGGGTTCGGCGTCTACCAGACCCCGCCCGACGAAACGATCTCCGCAGTGGAATCGGCCTTGGCGACCGGCTACCGCCATATCGACACCGCGGCGGTGTACGGCAACGAACGGGAGGTCGGTACCGCTGTCCACCGCTCCGGACTCGCCCGCGACGATATCTTCCTCGAAACCAAGATCTGGATCACCGATTTCGGCTACGACCGCACCATGCACGGTTTCGACAAGAGTGCCGGAAAACTCGGTGTCGAGCAGATCGACCTACTGATCCTGCACCAGGCGCTGCCCACCGACTTCCCGAAGACCGTCCAGGCGTACAAAGCGCTGGAGAAACTCCATGCCGACGGCCGGGTCCGCGCGATCGGTGTCTCCAACTTCATGCCCGATCACTTGACCCGCCTGCTCGCCGAGACGGAGGTCGTCCCGGCGGTGAACCAGATCGAGGTACACCCGTACTTCCGGCAGTCCGAACTGCTCGCCGTCGACTCCGCACACGGCATCCTCAACCAGGCGTGGTCACCGATCGGCGGCATCACCTTCTATCGCGACGGGTCACACGGCTCCACTTTGGAAGACCCGGTGATCGGTGAGATCGCGGCCGGACACAGCAAATCACCCGCCCAGGTGATGCTGCGCTGGCATCTGCAACAGGGTCGCCAGGCGATCCCGAAATCGGTGCGGCCGGCCCGGATCGCCGAGAACTTCGACATATTCGACTTCGACCTCACCACCGCGCAACTCGACGCCATCGATGCCCTCGATACCGGCGTCCGTGGCGGCCCGGAACCCGCCGACATCACCCTCGAGAACTTCGGGGTCGAAATCCCCGAGCCCTGA
- a CDS encoding gas vesicle protein K translates to MTEFDGLSPRIDTDPESVERGLVTLVLTLVELLRQLMERQALRRVDAGDLSDDQVERIGTTLMLLEQRMDELREHFGLTPEDLNIDLGPLGPLLPENPPR, encoded by the coding sequence ATGACCGAATTCGACGGGCTGTCACCGCGTATCGACACCGACCCGGAATCGGTCGAACGCGGACTGGTCACGCTCGTCCTCACCCTGGTGGAACTACTGCGCCAACTGATGGAACGCCAGGCACTGCGCCGGGTCGACGCCGGCGACCTCAGCGATGACCAGGTCGAACGTATCGGCACCACGCTGATGCTGCTGGAACAGCGGATGGACGAACTCCGCGAGCATTTCGGCCTCACCCCCGAAGACCTCAATATCGACCTCGGACCTCTCGGACCGCTGCTCCCCGAGAACCCACCGAGGTGA
- a CDS encoding gas vesicle protein, with translation MNSVDSERRIALVDLLDRVLAGGVVVSGDIKLAIADVDLVQISLRALISSVSTLYGPAPESPR, from the coding sequence GTGAACAGCGTCGACAGCGAGCGCCGGATCGCCCTCGTCGACCTCTTGGATCGAGTACTGGCAGGCGGGGTCGTCGTCTCCGGGGATATCAAGCTCGCCATCGCCGACGTCGACCTCGTCCAGATCTCGCTGCGCGCCCTGATCTCTTCGGTCAGCACGCTGTACGGACCCGCACCGGAGTCACCCCGATGA
- a CDS encoding GvpL/GvpF family gas vesicle protein → MTGETGVWLYAVTAAADAAPGFDGLAGVAGEPVRIVTVEPLAALVGSVPLDVFGAQPMSRNLEDLDWLAATARAHDAVVSAAVRRAPSAPLRLATVFLDDERVRELLRDRQEDLAAALVLVSGRTEWGVKVYGDRAALSGAIAEARAEPAGKGTGAAYLARRRAQLSAQETVEHDAAQRAEIIHTRLSRRAAAGRRQPTTDPALSGRTDWMVLNGTYLVDDDRADDFAAAVDALGAEYPGIRLELTGPWPPYSFAGVEREPP, encoded by the coding sequence GTGACCGGCGAAACCGGAGTCTGGTTGTACGCGGTGACGGCGGCCGCGGATGCCGCGCCCGGGTTCGACGGGCTAGCCGGGGTGGCCGGTGAACCGGTCCGGATCGTCACCGTGGAGCCGCTCGCCGCGCTCGTCGGATCGGTACCGCTCGACGTGTTCGGGGCGCAGCCGATGAGCCGGAATCTGGAAGATCTGGACTGGCTGGCCGCTACGGCCCGGGCACACGACGCGGTGGTATCCGCCGCGGTGCGCCGCGCCCCCTCGGCGCCGCTGCGGCTGGCGACCGTGTTCCTCGACGACGAGCGGGTACGCGAACTGCTGCGTGATCGGCAGGAGGACCTGGCGGCGGCGCTGGTCCTGGTCAGCGGCCGCACCGAGTGGGGCGTGAAGGTCTACGGCGACCGCGCCGCGCTGAGCGGAGCAATCGCCGAGGCCAGGGCCGAACCCGCCGGGAAGGGTACGGGCGCGGCATATCTGGCTCGCCGCCGCGCGCAGCTGTCCGCCCAGGAGACCGTCGAACACGACGCGGCCCAGCGCGCGGAGATCATCCACACGCGGTTGAGTCGCCGCGCCGCGGCCGGTCGACGGCAGCCGACGACCGATCCCGCGCTGAGCGGGCGCACCGATTGGATGGTGCTCAACGGAACCTATCTGGTGGACGACGACCGCGCCGACGATTTCGCCGCCGCCGTGGACGCTCTCGGTGCCGAATACCCCGGTATCCGCCTCGAACTCACCGGGCCGTGGCCGCCGTATTCGTTCGCGGGCGTGGAACGTGAGCCGCCGTGA
- a CDS encoding gas vesicle protein → MTVVGGGGSYEPQPYGGGHQSTNLADILERVLDKGLVIAGDIQVNLLDIELLTIKLRLVVASLETAKAVGIDWWETDPWLNSKARTLERQDHDLELENRELRDRIAELEAGRGRREVAGGRREIVDGRRETVESRGEPDESAPP, encoded by the coding sequence ATGACCGTCGTCGGCGGCGGCGGATCCTACGAGCCGCAACCCTACGGTGGCGGGCACCAGTCCACGAACCTCGCCGATATTCTCGAGCGGGTCCTCGACAAGGGTCTGGTGATCGCGGGCGATATCCAGGTGAATCTTCTCGATATCGAACTGCTCACGATCAAACTTCGCCTGGTCGTCGCCTCCCTGGAGACCGCCAAGGCGGTGGGCATCGATTGGTGGGAGACCGATCCCTGGCTCAACAGCAAGGCCCGGACCCTCGAACGTCAGGACCATGATCTCGAACTCGAGAACCGCGAACTACGGGATCGGATAGCAGAACTGGAGGCCGGGCGGGGCCGTCGCGAAGTGGCCGGGGGCCGTCGCGAAATCGTCGACGGTCGTCGCGAAACCGTCGAGAGCCGCGGCGAACCCGACGAGAGTGCGCCACCGTGA
- the gvpO gene encoding gas vesicle protein GvpO has product MARRSTTEDGADVDPDPGRQPPLTVMESATAAIEHLMELTSKSVEGVTSMEPLEDGRLVEIEVLEDRRIPSSTDMLALYEVEIDVDGNLLAYRRIARYARGSTEIGGRGRR; this is encoded by the coding sequence ATGGCCCGCAGGTCGACCACGGAGGACGGTGCGGATGTCGATCCCGATCCGGGTCGGCAACCACCGCTCACCGTCATGGAGTCCGCGACAGCGGCGATCGAACACCTGATGGAACTGACCTCGAAATCGGTGGAGGGCGTCACGTCGATGGAGCCGCTGGAGGACGGGCGGCTGGTGGAGATCGAGGTACTCGAGGACCGCCGCATCCCCTCGTCCACCGATATGCTGGCGCTCTACGAGGTGGAGATCGATGTCGACGGAAATCTGCTGGCCTACCGCAGAATTGCCCGCTACGCCCGTGGTAGCACCGAGATCGGCGGACGGGGTAGGCGATGA
- a CDS encoding gas vesicle protein GvpG, protein MGLLSSIVTLPLAPVRGVVWLGEVIQDQVEQQLHSPAAVRREIEEIEAEAAAGRLSDAERDRALREALSRLSRPPGGIPPADEEE, encoded by the coding sequence ATGGGCCTGTTGTCGTCGATCGTCACATTGCCGCTGGCCCCGGTCCGCGGCGTGGTCTGGCTGGGTGAAGTGATCCAGGACCAGGTCGAGCAGCAACTGCACAGTCCGGCCGCCGTCCGCCGCGAGATCGAGGAGATCGAGGCGGAGGCCGCGGCCGGTCGGCTCTCCGACGCGGAGCGTGACCGGGCGCTGCGGGAGGCCCTCTCCCGGCTCAGCCGTCCGCCCGGTGGTATCCCACCGGCCGACGAGGAGGAGTGA
- a CDS encoding GvpL/GvpF family gas vesicle protein, producing MSDASTAQASEREQRTAVYVYGIVTDDIEPAPHARGIGDPPTAISVVRHGEIAALISEIPLDRPLGTPDDLTAHAQLLDGTAAVAPVLPLRFGGVVTDTEAVENELLAPNHDEFRSALAELEGHAQFVIRGRYVEATILREILDENADAARLRAEIHDKPEDATRDARIALGETVNRAIEAKRAEDTRRVVSALRELDPTVRERDPAHEDDAFHLAVLLDLSRQEALMGVLTELGEEWEGRVRLDLLGPMASYDFVTAHQPSG from the coding sequence ATGTCCGACGCTTCGACAGCACAGGCGAGCGAACGCGAACAGCGCACCGCAGTGTACGTCTACGGCATCGTGACCGACGATATCGAGCCCGCACCGCACGCCCGCGGAATCGGCGATCCACCGACCGCGATCTCGGTCGTGCGGCACGGCGAGATCGCGGCACTGATCAGCGAAATTCCGCTCGATCGCCCGCTGGGCACCCCCGACGATCTCACCGCCCACGCACAGTTGCTGGACGGGACGGCCGCCGTCGCCCCGGTCCTGCCGTTGCGCTTCGGTGGAGTGGTGACCGATACCGAGGCAGTGGAGAACGAGCTGCTCGCCCCCAACCACGACGAATTCCGCAGCGCGCTGGCCGAACTCGAAGGGCACGCCCAGTTCGTCATCCGAGGGCGTTACGTCGAGGCCACGATTCTGCGGGAGATCCTGGACGAGAACGCCGACGCGGCCCGGTTGCGAGCGGAGATCCACGACAAACCGGAGGATGCCACCCGGGACGCACGTATCGCGCTCGGCGAGACCGTGAACCGGGCGATCGAAGCCAAGCGCGCCGAGGACACCCGCCGGGTTGTCAGCGCGCTCCGCGAACTCGATCCCACCGTGCGGGAGCGGGATCCCGCCCATGAAGACGATGCCTTCCACCTCGCTGTGCTGCTCGACCTGTCCCGGCAGGAGGCGCTGATGGGAGTGCTGACCGAACTCGGCGAGGAATGGGAGGGCCGGGTCCGGCTGGATCTGCTGGGCCCCATGGCGTCCTACGACTTCGTCACCGCACACCAACCCTCGGGGTGA
- the gvpJ gene encoding gas vesicle protein GvpJ, producing MTIEPAGGGTGTVSRPDSSGLAEVVDTILDKGLVVDAFVRVSLVGIELLTIDARVVVASVDTYLRFAEATDRVEISNSEPKGLTDLVGDVTESAAEHKTKGAIEAAGKKVQDFLGDVDDTRRTSGRSTRRGED from the coding sequence ATGACCATCGAACCCGCCGGTGGCGGAACCGGAACTGTGTCCCGCCCGGATTCCTCCGGCCTGGCCGAGGTCGTCGACACCATCCTGGACAAAGGACTGGTGGTCGACGCGTTCGTCCGGGTGTCGCTCGTCGGAATCGAATTGCTGACCATCGACGCCCGGGTCGTGGTGGCCAGCGTCGACACATATCTGCGTTTCGCCGAGGCCACCGACCGGGTCGAGATCTCCAATAGCGAACCCAAGGGCCTCACCGATCTGGTCGGCGATGTCACCGAGAGCGCCGCCGAACACAAGACGAAAGGCGCCATCGAAGCGGCGGGTAAGAAGGTTCAGGACTTCCTCGGTGACGTGGACGACACACGGCGGACCTCCGGGCGGTCCACCCGGCGAGGGGAGGACTGA